A genomic region of Mus musculus strain C57BL/6J chromosome 7, GRCm38.p6 C57BL/6J contains the following coding sequences:
- the Vmn2r71 gene encoding vomeronasal receptor Vmn2r71 isoform X1, with the protein MFSLISVFWFLKVNFIFCHLSDPRCFWRIKETENKLGDKETFCLFSISTKQGYVKNDYFSWNLDKQVTPKINHLIFSVYLALEEINKNCHILPNISLLVNTECNGRKYDEKTGLALKSEKIVPNYSCTNERRYLIVLTAPIWAVSTKLGPFLYISRIPELYCGHFHLLLSDKGQFPHLYQISPKDTSLPLAMVSLFVHFRWNWIGVIITNDDHGIQFLSELKGDMQKSIVCLSVAIIIQTEVYMALKELHMNYKKILMSSAKVVIVYGDKDSPIKYVLTAWKSQGIFRIWVSASQFDMITILGDFLLYSYTGTFIFSHQQPEIPGFEKFIQTVHPSNYSSEFSFAKLWWTYFRCSLPPSNCKKLKNCPTKSVFAWLFRTPLGMAMSDTCYNSYNAIYAVAHSLHEMLLQEVDTWSKNAGKELEFDSWKMFSILKTLKFVNPSGDLVNMNQNLKQDTEYDIFYIMDFQKDYGLKMKIGRFSGHLLSGQQLYMAKEMMEWATDIDQILPSICSVPCSPGLRKSPQEGKDICCFVCNPCPENEISNMTNMDQCVKCLEDQYANEDHTLCLQKVVVIFDYRDPLGKALAGFALCFSVLTSVVLFVFFKHRDTPIVKANNQTLSFVLLISLIFCFICSLLYIGHPTMVTCIVQQITFAIGFTVATSTILAKTVIVVLAFKITVPGRRMRWMPESGAPKYIILICTMIQLILCGIWLGTSPPFVDADVQMVHGHIIIICNKGSVIAFYCVLGYMGSLALASFTVAFLARNLPDTFNEAKLLTFSMLVFCSVWITFIPVYHSTKGKIMAVVEVFCILASSAGLLLCIFAPKCYIILLRPQTNYFHKFWKSHANSENKS; encoded by the exons ATGTTCTCTTTGATCTCTGTCTTCTGGTTTCTGAAGGTTAACTTTATTTTTTGTCATTTGAGTGACCCCAGATGCTTTTGGAgaataaaagaaactgaaaataaactaGGAGATAaagaaactttttgtttgttttctatttccacaAAGCAAGGTTATGTGAAGAATGATTATTTCAGTTGGAATCTAGACAAGCA GGTGACACCCAAGATCAACCATTTGATTTTCTCTGTTTATCTTGCcttggaagaaataaataagaactGCCATATTTTGCCCAACATTTCTCTGCTAGTTAATACTGAATGTAATGGACGAAAATATGATGAGAAAACTGGTTTGGCTTTGAAAAGTGAGAAAATTGTTCCTAATTACTCCTGCACAAATGAGAGAAGATATTTAATTGTACTTACAGCTCCTATATGGGCAGTATCTACAAAACTTGGACCATTCCTGTATATCTCCAGAATTCCTGAG CTTTACTGTGGTCACTTTCATCTTCTTCTGAGTGATAAAGGACAATTTCCTCATCTTTACCAGATATCTCCCAAGGACACATCTCTACCACTAGCCATGGTGTCCCTATTTGTTCATTTCAGATGGAACTGGATAGGAGTAATCATTACAAATGATGACCACGGAATACAATTCCTTTCTGAATTGAAAGGAGATATGCAAAAAAGCATTGTTTGCTTATCAGTTGCTATTATTATCCAAACTGAGGTGTACATGGCCCTTAAAGAGTTACATATGAACtataaaaaaatcttaatgtCATCAGCAAAAGTTGTGATAGTTTATGGAGACAAAGACTCTCCCATAAAGTATGTTCTCACAGCATGGAAATCTCAAGGCATTTTTAGAATCTGGGTTAGTGCATCACAATTTGATATGATCACGATACTAGGAGATTTCTTGCTATACTCCTACACTGGGACTTTTATTTTTTCACACCAGCAACCTGAAATACCTGGTTTTGAAAAATTTATCCAAACAGTACACCCTTCAAACTACAGTAGTGAATTTTCCTTTGCCAAACTGTGGTGGACATATTTTAGATGTTCTTTGCCACCATCTAATTGTAAGAAGCTGAAGAATTGTCCAACCAAAAGTGTATTTGCATGGTTATTCAGGACACCACTTGGAATGGCCATGAGTGATACATGCTATAACTCATACAATGCTATATATGCTGTGGCCCACTCACTTCATGAGATGCTTCTGCAAGAAGTAGACACATGGTCAAAGAATGCTGGGAAGGAACTGGAATTTGACTCTTGGAAG ATGTTCTCTATTTTGAAGACCTTAAAATTTGTAAATCCTTCTGGAGACCTAGTCAACATGAACCAGAATTTGAAACAGGATACAGAGTATGACATTTTCTATATCATGGATTTTCAAAAAGATTATGgacttaaaatgaaaataggaaGATTTTCAGGGCATCTTCTAAGTGGTCAACAGCTATATATGGCTAAAGAAATGATGGAGTGGGCTACAGATATTGACCAG attcTACCCTCAATATGTAGTGTGCCTTGCAGTCCAGGACTCAGAAAATCCCCTCAGGAAGGAAAGGAtatctgctgttttgtttgtaacCCCTgcccagaaaatgaaatttccaaCATGACAA ACATGGATCAGTGTGTAAAGTGTCTGGAAGATCAATATGCTAATGAAGACCATACTCTCTGTCTCCAAAAAGTTGTGGTTATTTTTGATTATAGAGACCCTTTGGGAAAAGCTCTGGCTGGCTTTGCTCTATGCTTCTCTGTCCTTACATCTGTTGTACTCTTTGTCTTCTTTAAACACCGAGATACTCCCATAGTCAAAGCCAATAACCAAACTCTTAGCTTTGTCCTACTCATCTCcctcatattttgttttatctgttcCTTGCTTTACATTGGTCATCCCACTATGGTCACCTGTATTGTGCAGCAGATCACATTTGCCATTGGGTTCACTGTGGCTACTTCTACTATCTTGGCCAAGACAGTTATTGTAGTACTGGCATTCAAGATAACTGTTCCAGGAAGAAGAATGAGGTGGATGCCTGAGTCAGGAGCACCCAAATACATCATTCTCATATGCACCATGATTCAGCTGATTCTTTGTGGAATCTGGCTTGGAACTTCTCCTCCATTTGTTGATGCTGATGTACAAATGGTACATGGACACATCATCATTATTTGCAACAAAGGTTCAGTGATTGCCTTTTACTGTGTCCTTGGATATATGGGCTCTCTTGCTCTAGCAAGTTTCACTGTAGCTTTCTTGGCCAGGAATCTGCCTGatacattcaatgaagccaagctCTTGACATtcagcatgctggtgttctgcagtgtctggatcACTTTCATCCCTGTCTACCACAGCACCAAAGGCAAGATTATGGCTGTCGTAGAAGTTTTCTGTATCTTGGCCTCCAGTGCAGGGCTGCTCCTTTGCATTTTTGCCCCCAAAtgctatattattttattaagacCACAAACAAATTATTTTCACAAGTTCTGGAAATCACATgctaattctgaaaataaaagttaa
- the Vmn2r71 gene encoding vomeronasal receptor Vmn2r71 precursor, protein MFSLISVFWFLKVNFIFCHLSDPRCFWRIKETENKLGDKETFCLFSISTKQGYVKNDYFSWNLDKQVTPKINHLIFSVYLALEEINKNCHILPNISLLVNTECNGRKYDEKTGLALKSEKIVPNYSCTNERRYLIVLTAPIWAVSTKLGPFLSYCCLCPVFFQLYCGHFHLLLSDKGQFPHLYQISPKDTSLPLAMVSLFVHFRWNWIGVIITNDDHGIQFLSELKGDMQKSIVCLSVAIIIQTEVYMALKELHMNYKKILMSSAKVVIVYGDKDSPIKYVLTAWKSQGIFRIWVSASQFDMITILGDFLLYSYTGTFIFSHQQPEIPGFEKFIQTVHPSNYSSEFSFAKLWWTYFRCSLPPSNCKKLKNCPTKSVFAWLFRTPLGMAMSDTCYNSYNAIYAVAHSLHEMLLQEVDTWSKNAGKELEFDSWKMFSILKTLKFVNPSGDLVNMNQNLKQDTEYDIFYIMDFQKDYGLKMKIGRFSGHLLSGQQLYMAKEMMEWATDIDQILPSICSVPCSPGLRKSPQEGKDICCFVCNPCPENEISNMTNMDQCVKCLEDQYANEDHTLCLQKVVVIFDYRDPLGKALAGFALCFSVLTSVVLFVFFKHRDTPIVKANNQTLSFVLLISLIFCFICSLLYIGHPTMVTCIVQQITFAIGFTVATSTILAKTVIVVLAFKITVPGRRMRWMPESGAPKYIILICTMIQLILCGIWLGTSPPFVDADVQMVHGHIIIICNKGSVIAFYCVLGYMGSLALASFTVAFLARNLPDTFNEAKLLTFSMLVFCSVWITFIPVYHSTKGKIMAVVEVFCILASSAGLLLCIFAPKCYIILLRPQTNYFHKFWKSHANSENKS, encoded by the exons ATGTTCTCTTTGATCTCTGTCTTCTGGTTTCTGAAGGTTAACTTTATTTTTTGTCATTTGAGTGACCCCAGATGCTTTTGGAgaataaaagaaactgaaaataaactaGGAGATAaagaaactttttgtttgttttctatttccacaAAGCAAGGTTATGTGAAGAATGATTATTTCAGTTGGAATCTAGACAAGCA GGTGACACCCAAGATCAACCATTTGATTTTCTCTGTTTATCTTGCcttggaagaaataaataagaactGCCATATTTTGCCCAACATTTCTCTGCTAGTTAATACTGAATGTAATGGACGAAAATATGATGAGAAAACTGGTTTGGCTTTGAAAAGTGAGAAAATTGTTCCTAATTACTCCTGCACAAATGAGAGAAGATATTTAATTGTACTTACAGCTCCTATATGGGCAGTATCTACAAAACTTGGACCATTCCT ttcatattgttgcctATGTCCTGTATTTTTTCAGCTTTACTGTGGTCACTTTCATCTTCTTCTGAGTGATAAAGGACAATTTCCTCATCTTTACCAGATATCTCCCAAGGACACATCTCTACCACTAGCCATGGTGTCCCTATTTGTTCATTTCAGATGGAACTGGATAGGAGTAATCATTACAAATGATGACCACGGAATACAATTCCTTTCTGAATTGAAAGGAGATATGCAAAAAAGCATTGTTTGCTTATCAGTTGCTATTATTATCCAAACTGAGGTGTACATGGCCCTTAAAGAGTTACATATGAACtataaaaaaatcttaatgtCATCAGCAAAAGTTGTGATAGTTTATGGAGACAAAGACTCTCCCATAAAGTATGTTCTCACAGCATGGAAATCTCAAGGCATTTTTAGAATCTGGGTTAGTGCATCACAATTTGATATGATCACGATACTAGGAGATTTCTTGCTATACTCCTACACTGGGACTTTTATTTTTTCACACCAGCAACCTGAAATACCTGGTTTTGAAAAATTTATCCAAACAGTACACCCTTCAAACTACAGTAGTGAATTTTCCTTTGCCAAACTGTGGTGGACATATTTTAGATGTTCTTTGCCACCATCTAATTGTAAGAAGCTGAAGAATTGTCCAACCAAAAGTGTATTTGCATGGTTATTCAGGACACCACTTGGAATGGCCATGAGTGATACATGCTATAACTCATACAATGCTATATATGCTGTGGCCCACTCACTTCATGAGATGCTTCTGCAAGAAGTAGACACATGGTCAAAGAATGCTGGGAAGGAACTGGAATTTGACTCTTGGAAG ATGTTCTCTATTTTGAAGACCTTAAAATTTGTAAATCCTTCTGGAGACCTAGTCAACATGAACCAGAATTTGAAACAGGATACAGAGTATGACATTTTCTATATCATGGATTTTCAAAAAGATTATGgacttaaaatgaaaataggaaGATTTTCAGGGCATCTTCTAAGTGGTCAACAGCTATATATGGCTAAAGAAATGATGGAGTGGGCTACAGATATTGACCAG attcTACCCTCAATATGTAGTGTGCCTTGCAGTCCAGGACTCAGAAAATCCCCTCAGGAAGGAAAGGAtatctgctgttttgtttgtaacCCCTgcccagaaaatgaaatttccaaCATGACAA ACATGGATCAGTGTGTAAAGTGTCTGGAAGATCAATATGCTAATGAAGACCATACTCTCTGTCTCCAAAAAGTTGTGGTTATTTTTGATTATAGAGACCCTTTGGGAAAAGCTCTGGCTGGCTTTGCTCTATGCTTCTCTGTCCTTACATCTGTTGTACTCTTTGTCTTCTTTAAACACCGAGATACTCCCATAGTCAAAGCCAATAACCAAACTCTTAGCTTTGTCCTACTCATCTCcctcatattttgttttatctgttcCTTGCTTTACATTGGTCATCCCACTATGGTCACCTGTATTGTGCAGCAGATCACATTTGCCATTGGGTTCACTGTGGCTACTTCTACTATCTTGGCCAAGACAGTTATTGTAGTACTGGCATTCAAGATAACTGTTCCAGGAAGAAGAATGAGGTGGATGCCTGAGTCAGGAGCACCCAAATACATCATTCTCATATGCACCATGATTCAGCTGATTCTTTGTGGAATCTGGCTTGGAACTTCTCCTCCATTTGTTGATGCTGATGTACAAATGGTACATGGACACATCATCATTATTTGCAACAAAGGTTCAGTGATTGCCTTTTACTGTGTCCTTGGATATATGGGCTCTCTTGCTCTAGCAAGTTTCACTGTAGCTTTCTTGGCCAGGAATCTGCCTGatacattcaatgaagccaagctCTTGACATtcagcatgctggtgttctgcagtgtctggatcACTTTCATCCCTGTCTACCACAGCACCAAAGGCAAGATTATGGCTGTCGTAGAAGTTTTCTGTATCTTGGCCTCCAGTGCAGGGCTGCTCCTTTGCATTTTTGCCCCCAAAtgctatattattttattaagacCACAAACAAATTATTTTCACAAGTTCTGGAAATCACATgctaattctgaaaataaaagttaa